From Aquificaceae bacterium:
ATGGCTATGCCTTCTTGGTCTACTTGAAGGTCTCCCACCTGCCTATACATTTCTCTTATCGCTTGAAGGGCTACCTTGTGATAGTCCTTTACCTTTGAGTATTTTTTGCCAGCAAGGTTATCTCCATACTTGAAGTCTGCCAAATATATGTCTACAATACCATCAAGAAGCTTAAGGCTTTCAAGGCTGTCGTAAGAGGAAGTGTTATACACTATAGGAATTCTTAGACCATCCTTTACCGCAATATACAGAGCTTGAAGTATCTGAGGCACAACGTGGGATGGGCTCACAAGGTTTATATTATGACAGCCAAGTCTTTGGAGCTTTAAGAAGACCTCCGCAAGTTCTTCTGGTCTTAGTTCCTCGCCTTCTCCTAAATGGCTTATGGTATAGTTTTGACAGTAAACACATCTCATATTGCAATAGGAAAAAAACACCGTTCCAGAACCCCTTTTGCCTCTTATGGGTTTTTCTTCCCCTCTGTGAGGAAAGTAGTCCGCTACAATTGCGTATCTGCCAGTTTTGCAATATCCCTTTTCATCCTTCAGCCTGTTTACACCACACCTATGAGGGCATACTCTACAATCAGAAAGCATCTCAAAAGCCTTGTTTATGCGAGTAAGCCACTCATCCTCGCTTAAGTTCAGATAGGATGGATATGCCCTCATAGCAGTTGTAGGTTATAATATACGACATGAAACTAAGAATAGACAGAGGAGAGTTTTTATCCGCCCTTCAGAAGGCAAAGAACGCCACAGAGAAGAAGTCCGCTCTGCCCATACTAAACAATTTTCTTCTTATCGCAGAGGACGAGTTTCTCACTCTAAAGGCAACAGACCTTGAAAACTTCCTGTCCCTGCGTATATCCGCAGAGATAGAAGATGAGGGTAAAACAGCAGTTAACGCAAATAAGCTTACCAACGTGATAAAGAATATGTCTGTTGCTACCGTTTACCTTGAGCTAAAGGAAGACAAGCTAACTGTAGGAGGTGGCAGGAGCACCTTTAGGCTTACGACCCTTGACCCAGAGGACTTTCCAGAATTTCCTCAACCAGAAACCTCCACAGAGCTTCCTTCGGTAGACCTTATCAAGGCAATAGACAAAGTGGAATACGCTATATCAAAAGATGATGCCCGCTATGCACTGCAGGGTCTTTATGTTCACGAGGTGGATGGGAAGACTCACTTTGTGGGTTCAGACGGACACAGGCTTGCCCTCTTTTGGAGGAATTCCCCTTTTCCCATGGAGCTACTTATACCAAGAAAAAGCCTAAAGGTCATTCAAGGTCTTATGAAAGATTACATCGGGTCTGTCCAATCTGGTAAGGATGAGTCCTTTGCCCACTTTGTTGGAGAGGACTGGAGCCTGTCAGTAAGGCTTTTGGAAGGTGAATACCCAGACTATATGATAGTCATACCCAAACACTTTAACCATGAGGTGGTTGTTAGAAAAGATGCTCTTCTTGAAAGTCTAAAAAGGCTTTCCGCCATAGCGGAGTCTTCCGCCTTTCCTGTGAAGATTAGCTTTTCCGACCACGTTGCCCTTCTTGAAATATCAGACCCAGAGTATGGAGAGGGAAGGGATGAGGTGGATGTGGACTACACTGGTGAGCCTGTAGAGGTAGGTTTTAACGGCAAATACCTTATTGAAGCCCTTGACAGTTTTGATGTGGATAGGGTATGGATAAAGATTGTTGACCCAGATAGTGCGGTGGTTATTGAGTCCGATGACACAGAAAGGGACCCATACCTCTGTGTGGTTATGCCAATGAGGCTCTAAGAATTGGCTTTCTGTTTGCCTCTGCTTCTTTTATTCTTCTCACTGGCGTTCTGTGAGGAGAAGACTTGAGATGTTCGGGGTTTTCTTGTGCGGTCTTTACTATCTCCTCCAAGGCTTTAGCAAATCTTTCAAGGGTCCGAGGACTTTCCGTTTCTGTG
This genomic window contains:
- a CDS encoding radical SAM protein: MRAYPSYLNLSEDEWLTRINKAFEMLSDCRVCPHRCGVNRLKDEKGYCKTGRYAIVADYFPHRGEEKPIRGKRGSGTVFFSYCNMRCVYCQNYTISHLGEGEELRPEELAEVFLKLQRLGCHNINLVSPSHVVPQILQALYIAVKDGLRIPIVYNTSSYDSLESLKLLDGIVDIYLADFKYGDNLAGKKYSKVKDYHKVALQAIREMYRQVGDLQVDQEGIAIRGLLVRHLVLPQDIAKTKTVMDELRSISPRMAVNVMDQYMPYYQAYKYPELSRRISREEYIRALEHAKNLTLILD
- the dnaN gene encoding DNA polymerase III subunit beta, which codes for MKLRIDRGEFLSALQKAKNATEKKSALPILNNFLLIAEDEFLTLKATDLENFLSLRISAEIEDEGKTAVNANKLTNVIKNMSVATVYLELKEDKLTVGGGRSTFRLTTLDPEDFPEFPQPETSTELPSVDLIKAIDKVEYAISKDDARYALQGLYVHEVDGKTHFVGSDGHRLALFWRNSPFPMELLIPRKSLKVIQGLMKDYIGSVQSGKDESFAHFVGEDWSLSVRLLEGEYPDYMIVIPKHFNHEVVVRKDALLESLKRLSAIAESSAFPVKISFSDHVALLEISDPEYGEGRDEVDVDYTGEPVEVGFNGKYLIEALDSFDVDRVWIKIVDPDSAVVIESDDTERDPYLCVVMPMRL